In Kitasatospora sp. NA04385, a single genomic region encodes these proteins:
- a CDS encoding ATP-binding cassette domain-containing protein: MTPTTPAATGPTDPADPRPAIRVRGLGKRFKDLVALDGVDFTVPPGTVFGLLGPNGAGKTTTIRILTTIIRPTAGRAEVLGTDVAAHPAAVRRLIGLAGQYAAVDPNLTARENLRLIGRLTQLPRHRRDPRAADLLARFDLTAAADRPVRTYSGGMRRRLDVAAALVPEPPVLFLDEPTTGLDPQSRTALWELIRELVAEGTTVLLTTQYLEEADRLAQRVAVLAEGRVVADDSPRALKARLGTTVLELGMGEDPRAVRAETLLADRLPQRPERDGAVLRLPSPDGSLLLMDVLHALEAERLTPRTIAVRESSLDDVYLALTGHRTESPRP; this comes from the coding sequence ATGACGCCCACCACACCCGCGGCCACCGGGCCGACCGATCCCGCCGACCCCCGACCCGCGATCCGGGTCCGGGGCCTCGGCAAGCGCTTCAAGGACCTCGTCGCCCTGGACGGCGTCGACTTCACCGTCCCGCCCGGCACCGTGTTCGGCCTGCTCGGGCCGAACGGCGCCGGGAAGACCACCACCATCCGCATCCTCACCACCATCATCCGGCCCACCGCCGGCCGCGCCGAGGTGCTCGGCACCGACGTCGCCGCCCACCCCGCCGCCGTCCGCCGCCTGATCGGGCTCGCCGGGCAGTACGCCGCCGTCGACCCCAACCTGACCGCCCGCGAGAACCTCCGGCTGATCGGCCGCCTCACCCAGCTGCCCCGCCACCGCCGCGACCCGCGCGCCGCCGACCTGCTCGCCCGCTTCGACCTCACGGCCGCCGCCGACCGCCCGGTGCGCACCTACTCCGGCGGCATGCGCCGCCGCCTCGACGTCGCCGCCGCGCTCGTCCCCGAACCGCCCGTGCTGTTCCTCGACGAGCCCACCACCGGCCTCGACCCGCAGAGCCGCACCGCCCTGTGGGAGCTGATCCGCGAACTCGTCGCCGAGGGCACCACCGTCCTGCTCACCACCCAGTACCTGGAGGAGGCCGACCGGCTCGCCCAGCGCGTCGCCGTCCTCGCCGAGGGCCGGGTGGTCGCCGACGACAGTCCGCGCGCGCTCAAGGCCCGCCTCGGCACCACCGTCCTCGAACTCGGCATGGGCGAGGACCCGCGCGCCGTCCGCGCCGAGACCCTGCTCGCCGACCGGCTGCCGCAGCGCCCCGAACGCGACGGCGCGGTGCTGCGCCTGCCCAGCCCCGACGGCTCGCTGCTGCTGATGGACGTCCTGCACGCGCTGGAGGCCGAACGGCTCACCCCGCGCACCATCGCCGTCCGCGAGTCCAGCCTCGACGACGTCTACCTCGCCCTCACCGGCCACCGCACCGAGAGCCCACGGCCATGA
- a CDS encoding TetR/AcrR family transcriptional regulator, translating into MTDPATAALWPGESTEAARRLLLAAVDSFARRGYHATTTRDIATAAGMSPAALYIHYPSKAALLAEISRTGHRATLELVERAERTGADPVERMRALTESFTVWHARGHTVGRIVNHELHALPAEDFAAVAELRIRIEETVLRILADGVAAGLFRVPDQRTAARAVTSLGIDVSRWYSERSSESPEELGRRYGQLVLRMLGAPAERIGD; encoded by the coding sequence ATGACCGACCCAGCGACCGCCGCGCTCTGGCCCGGGGAGAGCACCGAGGCCGCCCGGCGGCTGCTGCTGGCCGCCGTGGACTCCTTCGCCCGCCGCGGCTACCACGCCACCACCACCCGGGACATCGCCACCGCCGCCGGGATGAGCCCCGCCGCGCTGTACATCCACTACCCGTCGAAGGCGGCGCTGCTCGCCGAGATCTCCCGCACCGGCCACCGGGCCACCCTGGAGCTGGTGGAGCGGGCCGAGCGCACCGGGGCGGACCCGGTGGAGCGGATGCGCGCGCTGACCGAGTCCTTCACCGTCTGGCACGCCCGCGGCCACACCGTCGGCCGGATCGTCAACCACGAGCTGCACGCGCTGCCCGCGGAGGACTTCGCGGCCGTCGCCGAGCTGCGGATCCGGATCGAGGAGACGGTGCTGCGGATCCTCGCGGACGGGGTGGCGGCCGGGCTGTTCCGCGTCCCCGACCAGCGCACCGCGGCCCGCGCGGTCACCTCGCTCGGCATCGACGTCTCGCGCTGGTACAGCGAGCGCAGCAGCGAGTCCCCCGAGGAGCTGGGACGGCGGTACGGGCAGCTGGTGCTGCGGATGCTGGGCGCGCCGGCCGAGCGGATCGGCGACTGA
- a CDS encoding ABC transporter permease — translation MTTTTLRPPPADRLLAPVRDGLAVAGRNLIALRRVPRLLIFSTVQPIVFVLMFRYVFGGVVGAVLHGVSYVDYLMPGVFVQVVVFGAVNTAIGLAGDLQTGLMERFRSLPMARSAVLSGRTTADLARNVFVVALMTGVGFLVGFRIHNGVLAFLAGALLVLAFGFAMSWVFAVVGLAVGDPETATAAAFPVLAPLVFASSAFVPTATMPGWLQVFANHQPVTITAGAVRTLMIGGPLGTQVWQALAWDVGIVAVFAPLGVWLYRRAV, via the coding sequence ATGACCACCACCACCCTGCGACCGCCCCCGGCCGACCGCCTGCTCGCCCCCGTCCGGGACGGGCTGGCCGTCGCCGGGCGCAACCTGATCGCGCTGCGCCGGGTGCCCCGCTTGCTGATCTTCTCCACGGTGCAGCCGATCGTCTTCGTGCTGATGTTCCGCTACGTGTTCGGCGGGGTGGTCGGCGCGGTCCTGCACGGCGTCTCGTACGTCGACTACCTGATGCCCGGCGTGTTCGTGCAGGTCGTCGTGTTCGGCGCGGTCAACACCGCGATCGGCCTGGCCGGCGACCTGCAGACCGGGCTGATGGAGCGCTTCCGCTCGCTGCCGATGGCCCGCTCCGCGGTGCTCTCCGGGCGGACCACCGCCGACCTGGCCCGGAACGTGTTCGTGGTCGCGCTGATGACCGGCGTCGGCTTCCTGGTCGGCTTCCGCATCCACAACGGCGTCCTGGCGTTCCTGGCCGGCGCGCTGCTGGTGCTGGCCTTCGGGTTCGCGATGTCCTGGGTGTTCGCCGTGGTCGGCCTCGCCGTCGGCGACCCCGAGACCGCGACCGCCGCCGCGTTCCCCGTCCTCGCGCCGCTGGTCTTCGCGTCCTCCGCGTTCGTCCCCACCGCGACCATGCCCGGCTGGCTGCAGGTCTTCGCCAACCACCAGCCCGTCACCATCACCGCGGGCGCCGTCCGCACCCTGATGATCGGCGGGCCGCTCGGCACCCAGGTCTGGCAGGCGCTCGCCTGGGACGTCGGCATCGTCGCCGTCTTCGCCCCGCTCGGCGTCTGGCTCTACCGCCGGGCGGTCTGA
- a CDS encoding DUF2470 domain-containing protein, with protein MLPQPARRPSAAERARTLLEFASSAVLDVRGADLTARPGLPPQVACALRPDGSVAVLVGRESALHRITALARGPLTAELDCVDVAPVAVPHRVRGRLQAQGLLSRSPGESAAALFPRHGHGHADRTGVLLRLELDHLALDDLWGSECCIDPDEVAAAAPDPVAAEEACLLQHLAAAHADQLLLLGANALEHHRPTADHLHEVRPIALDRRGLRVRLLLGDGTLDARFDFHRPVTHPDELPEAMHRLFLPVGH; from the coding sequence GTGCTGCCCCAGCCCGCCCGCCGCCCGTCCGCCGCCGAACGCGCCCGCACCCTGCTGGAGTTCGCCTCCTCGGCGGTCCTCGACGTCCGCGGCGCCGACCTCACCGCCCGTCCCGGCCTGCCCCCGCAGGTCGCCTGCGCGCTGCGGCCGGACGGCTCGGTGGCGGTGCTGGTCGGCCGCGAGTCGGCGCTGCACCGGATCACCGCGCTCGCCCGCGGCCCGCTCACCGCCGAACTCGACTGCGTGGACGTCGCCCCCGTCGCCGTCCCGCACCGCGTCCGCGGCCGGCTCCAGGCCCAGGGCCTGCTCTCCCGCTCCCCCGGCGAGAGCGCCGCCGCGCTGTTCCCCCGCCACGGCCACGGCCACGCGGACCGGACCGGCGTGCTGCTCCGGCTGGAGCTCGATCACCTGGCGCTGGACGACCTGTGGGGCTCCGAGTGCTGCATCGACCCGGACGAGGTGGCCGCCGCCGCGCCCGACCCCGTCGCCGCGGAGGAGGCCTGCCTGCTCCAGCACCTGGCCGCCGCGCACGCCGACCAGCTCCTGCTGCTCGGCGCGAACGCCCTGGAGCACCACCGCCCCACCGCCGACCACCTGCACGAGGTCCGCCCGATCGCCCTCGACCGCCGCGGCCTGCGCGTCCGCCTGCTCCTCGGCGACGGCACCCTGGACGCCCGCTTCGACTTCCACCGCCCGGTCACCCACCCCGACGAGCTCCCGGAGGCGATGCACCGGCTGTTCCTCCCGGTGGGGCACTGA
- a CDS encoding SDR family oxidoreductase, producing the protein MAVSFEGKVAVVTGASRGIGFGIARELVRRGAKVCLTARTEETLTEAAKALGGPGQAIAVAGKSDDAAHQEETVARVLESFGRLDLLVNNTGINPVYGPVLHTDPAAAAKILAVNVLAPLAWTRRAHAAWMAEHGGAVVNVASIAGIRSSLGIGMYGVSKAALIRLTMELAAELGPDVRVNAVAPAVVKTKFAAALYEGREEEVASAYPLGRLGLPEDVAGAVAFLLSEDAAWITGQTLVVDGGVTLGGGL; encoded by the coding sequence ATGGCTGTGTCGTTCGAGGGCAAGGTGGCCGTGGTCACCGGTGCGAGCCGGGGCATCGGGTTCGGCATCGCCCGGGAGCTGGTCCGGCGCGGGGCGAAGGTCTGCCTCACCGCGCGCACCGAGGAGACCCTGACCGAGGCCGCGAAGGCGCTCGGCGGGCCCGGGCAGGCGATCGCCGTCGCCGGGAAGTCCGACGACGCCGCGCACCAGGAGGAGACCGTCGCCCGCGTGCTGGAGTCCTTCGGCCGGCTCGACCTGCTGGTCAACAACACCGGCATCAACCCGGTCTACGGCCCGGTGCTGCACACCGACCCGGCCGCCGCCGCGAAGATCCTCGCCGTCAACGTGCTCGCCCCGCTGGCCTGGACCCGCCGCGCCCACGCCGCCTGGATGGCCGAGCACGGCGGTGCCGTCGTCAACGTCGCCTCCATCGCGGGCATCCGCTCCTCCCTCGGGATCGGCATGTACGGCGTCTCCAAGGCCGCGCTGATCCGCCTCACGATGGAGCTCGCCGCCGAACTCGGCCCCGACGTCCGGGTCAACGCGGTGGCCCCCGCCGTGGTCAAGACCAAGTTCGCCGCGGCCCTCTACGAGGGCCGCGAGGAGGAGGTCGCCAGCGCCTACCCCCTGGGCCGCCTGGGCCTGCCCGAGGACGTGGCCGGAGCCGTCGCCTTCCTGCTCTCCGAGGACGCCGCCTGGATCACCGGCCAGACCCTGGTGGTGGACGGCGGAGTGACCCTCGGCGGCGGCCTGTAA
- a CDS encoding acyl-CoA dehydrogenase family protein produces MDFGYDARTTELLGELGSFMDEFVHPAEPVLAAQLADPGREPWSVPPVIGDLRAAAKARGLWNLFFTDQHGLPGGPGAGLTNLQYAPLAELTGRSVLLAPPALNCAAPDTGNMELLAQFGSPEQRERWLRPLLDGEIRSAFAMTEPEVASSDATNITTRIERDGDEYVVNGRKWYITGAMNPDCKVLIVMGRTDPGAEARRQQSMVLVPRDAPGVRVLRGMRVFGYPDDDHGGHAEILFEDVRVPVANLIGEEGGGFAIAQARLGPGRIHHCMRALGIAERALELTCRRVGSRVAFGRPLADQGVVQDWIAEARVRIEQARLLVLKTAWLMDTVGNRGAHTEIQAIKIVVPSTVEWILDKAVQAHGAAGVSQDTPLAQLWAGNRTLRLADGPDEVHKRSLARRELRKYR; encoded by the coding sequence ATGGATTTCGGGTACGACGCCAGGACGACCGAGCTGCTCGGCGAACTCGGCTCCTTCATGGACGAGTTCGTCCACCCCGCCGAACCGGTGCTGGCCGCCCAGCTCGCCGACCCGGGGCGCGAGCCGTGGTCGGTCCCACCGGTGATCGGCGACCTGCGGGCCGCCGCGAAGGCCCGCGGCCTGTGGAACCTCTTCTTCACGGACCAGCACGGCCTGCCCGGCGGACCCGGCGCCGGGCTGACCAACCTCCAGTACGCGCCGCTGGCCGAACTCACCGGCCGTTCCGTCCTGTTGGCCCCGCCCGCGCTCAACTGCGCGGCCCCGGACACCGGGAACATGGAACTGCTCGCCCAGTTCGGCTCCCCGGAGCAGCGCGAGCGCTGGCTGCGACCGCTGCTCGACGGCGAGATCCGCTCCGCCTTCGCGATGACCGAACCGGAGGTGGCCTCCTCCGACGCCACCAACATCACCACCCGGATCGAGCGCGACGGCGACGAGTACGTGGTCAACGGCCGCAAGTGGTACATCACCGGGGCGATGAACCCGGACTGCAAGGTGCTCATCGTGATGGGCAGGACCGACCCCGGTGCCGAGGCCCGCCGCCAGCAGTCGATGGTCCTCGTCCCGCGCGACGCCCCGGGCGTCCGGGTGCTGCGCGGCATGCGGGTGTTCGGCTACCCCGACGACGACCACGGCGGGCACGCCGAGATCCTCTTCGAGGACGTCCGGGTGCCCGTCGCCAACCTGATCGGCGAGGAGGGCGGCGGCTTCGCCATCGCCCAGGCCCGCCTCGGCCCCGGCCGCATCCACCACTGCATGCGGGCCCTCGGCATCGCCGAACGCGCCCTGGAGCTGACCTGCCGCCGGGTCGGCTCCCGGGTGGCGTTCGGCCGCCCGCTCGCCGACCAGGGCGTCGTCCAGGACTGGATCGCCGAGGCCAGGGTCCGGATCGAGCAGGCCCGGCTGCTGGTGCTGAAGACCGCCTGGCTGATGGACACCGTCGGCAACCGCGGCGCGCACACCGAGATCCAGGCCATCAAGATCGTCGTCCCGTCGACCGTCGAGTGGATCCTCGACAAGGCCGTCCAGGCCCACGGCGCGGCCGGCGTCAGCCAGGACACCCCGCTCGCCCAACTCTGGGCCGGCAACCGCACCCTGCGACTGGCCGACGGGCCCGACGAGGTGCACAAGCGCTCGCTCGCCCGCCGCGAGCTGAGGAAGTACCGCTGA
- a CDS encoding VOC family protein, with the protein MVERTATVRCVPAVPCWVGLTARDLSVARDFYGPLLGWEFVPGPDRWGPYLRAVVDGVEVAGLSVLSTDWERPVAWTTYFGIESADRAADGVRERGGTLAVGPLSFDAGRVALAADPFGATFGIWEGEPADPRPGDAPWIARPGAPAWIELRTADPFAAALFYGEVFRWDDRDPALFEVRFEHERVVLRSEHHSVAALRAARDLAPHWEVFFAVPDTDAAARHATTLGGRVLDGPADSPYGRVARLADAEGGHFSILGPAV; encoded by the coding sequence ATGGTGGAGCGAACGGCCACGGTGCGCTGCGTGCCCGCGGTGCCGTGCTGGGTCGGCCTGACGGCGCGCGACCTGTCGGTCGCGCGCGACTTCTACGGGCCGCTGCTCGGTTGGGAGTTCGTCCCCGGCCCGGACCGCTGGGGGCCCTACCTGCGCGCGGTCGTCGACGGCGTCGAGGTGGCCGGCCTGAGCGTGCTCAGCACCGACTGGGAACGCCCGGTCGCCTGGACCACCTACTTCGGCATCGAGAGCGCCGACCGGGCCGCCGACGGCGTCCGCGAACGCGGCGGCACCCTCGCGGTCGGCCCGCTCTCCTTCGACGCGGGCCGGGTCGCCCTGGCCGCCGACCCGTTCGGCGCGACCTTCGGCATCTGGGAGGGCGAACCCGCCGACCCCCGCCCCGGCGACGCCCCCTGGATCGCCCGCCCCGGCGCCCCCGCCTGGATCGAACTGCGCACCGCCGACCCGTTCGCCGCCGCGCTCTTCTACGGCGAGGTGTTCCGCTGGGACGACCGCGACCCGGCACTGTTCGAGGTCCGCTTCGAGCACGAGCGCGTCGTCCTGCGCTCCGAGCACCACAGCGTCGCCGCCCTGCGCGCCGCCCGGGACCTCGCCCCGCACTGGGAGGTCTTCTTCGCCGTCCCCGACACCGACGCCGCCGCCCGCCATGCCACCACCCTCGGCGGCCGGGTGCTGGACGGCCCCGCCGACTCCCCCTACGGCCGCGTCGCCCGCCTGGCCGACGCGGAGGGCGGCCACTTCTCGATCCTCGGCCCCGCGGTCTGA
- a CDS encoding NAD(P)/FAD-dependent oxidoreductase — MDTGIVIVGASLAGAKAAEALRAEGYRGPVTLVGDEAERPYERPPLSKGYLLGKEEKEKIYVHPADWYEQHEVVLRLGTAVSAIDPAGHTVTLEGGERLPFSKLLLATGSAPRTLPVPGGDGDFVRTLRRVGDSEGLRAAFRPGARVVVVGAGWIGLEAAAAARTAGAEVTVLESAELPLLRVLGREAAQVFADLHRAHGVDLRLGVEVAELRADGVRLGDGGTVPADVLLVGVGISPNTALAENAGLTVDNGVRTDQHLATSHPDVFAAGDVANAFHPLFGKPIRVEHWANALNQPAVAAASMLGKAAVYDRVPYFFTDQYDLGMEYTGYAEPGGYDRVVFRGDVAGREFIAFWLSGGKVLAGMNVNVWDVTDPIRELVRSGRAVDPDRLADPAVPLDEL, encoded by the coding sequence ATGGACACCGGGATCGTGATCGTCGGGGCGAGCCTGGCCGGGGCGAAGGCCGCCGAGGCGCTGCGCGCGGAGGGCTACCGGGGGCCGGTCACCCTGGTCGGCGACGAGGCGGAGCGCCCGTACGAGCGGCCGCCGCTGTCGAAGGGGTACCTGCTCGGCAAGGAGGAGAAGGAGAAGATCTACGTCCACCCGGCCGACTGGTACGAGCAGCACGAGGTGGTGCTGCGGCTGGGCACGGCGGTCAGCGCGATCGACCCGGCGGGGCACACCGTGACGCTGGAGGGCGGGGAGCGGCTGCCGTTCTCGAAGCTGCTGCTGGCCACCGGTTCGGCGCCGCGCACGCTGCCGGTGCCGGGCGGCGACGGGGACTTCGTGCGGACGCTGCGGCGGGTCGGCGACAGCGAGGGGCTGCGGGCCGCGTTCCGTCCCGGGGCCCGGGTGGTGGTGGTCGGCGCGGGCTGGATCGGCCTGGAGGCGGCAGCCGCGGCCCGGACCGCCGGCGCGGAGGTGACGGTGCTGGAGTCGGCCGAGCTGCCGCTGCTGCGGGTGCTGGGCCGGGAGGCCGCGCAGGTCTTCGCGGACCTGCACCGGGCGCACGGCGTCGACCTGCGTCTCGGCGTCGAGGTGGCGGAGCTGCGGGCGGACGGGGTGCGGCTGGGCGACGGCGGCACCGTCCCGGCGGACGTGCTGCTGGTCGGCGTGGGCATCAGCCCGAACACGGCGCTGGCCGAGAACGCGGGCCTGACCGTCGACAACGGGGTGCGCACCGACCAGCACCTGGCCACCTCGCACCCCGACGTGTTCGCGGCGGGCGACGTGGCGAACGCCTTCCACCCGCTGTTCGGCAAGCCGATCCGGGTCGAGCACTGGGCGAACGCGCTCAACCAGCCGGCCGTGGCGGCCGCCTCGATGCTCGGCAAGGCCGCGGTGTACGACCGCGTCCCGTACTTCTTCACCGACCAGTACGACCTGGGCATGGAGTACACCGGGTACGCGGAGCCCGGCGGCTACGACCGGGTGGTGTTCCGGGGCGACGTCGCCGGGCGGGAGTTCATCGCGTTCTGGCTGTCCGGCGGGAAGGTGCTGGCGGGCATGAACGTCAACGTCTGGGACGTCACCGACCCGATCCGCGAACTGGTCCGCTCCGGGCGAGCGGTGGACCCGGACCGGCTGGCCGACCCGGCGGTGCCGCTGGACGAACTCTGA
- a CDS encoding phosphotransferase family protein produces MTTAAPPGIDLERLRAHLDAALPVPLAGPLTARLFEGGRSNLTYLVEDGASRWVLRRPPLGHVLATAHDMGREYRVLGALAGTAVPVPRPVLLVEDTGVIGAPFYLMEHVPGTAHRDAKALAALGEPRVHALGVRLVETLVALHALDPDGIGLAGFGRPEGFLERQLRRWGKQLDASRSREVPGADELHRRLADALPASPSPALVHGDYRLDNVLVDAEDRIAAVLDWEMSTVGDPLTDLGLLVMYTELARRFDGSLPGAALAPGFPSTAELVRRYADASGRDVSGLGWYVAFASFKLAVVLEGIHFRYTRGGTVGAGFDRVGELVPLFVEFGLESLEG; encoded by the coding sequence ATGACCACCGCCGCTCCGCCCGGAATCGACCTGGAGAGGCTGCGCGCCCACCTGGACGCCGCCCTGCCGGTGCCGCTCGCGGGGCCGCTCACCGCCCGGCTGTTCGAGGGCGGGCGGTCCAACCTGACGTACCTGGTCGAGGACGGCGCCTCCCGCTGGGTGCTGCGCCGCCCGCCGCTGGGGCACGTGCTGGCCACCGCGCACGACATGGGCCGCGAGTACCGGGTGCTGGGCGCGCTGGCCGGGACGGCGGTGCCGGTGCCCCGCCCGGTGCTGCTGGTGGAGGACACCGGGGTGATCGGCGCGCCGTTCTACCTGATGGAGCACGTCCCCGGCACCGCCCACCGGGACGCGAAGGCGCTGGCCGCGCTCGGCGAACCGCGGGTGCACGCCCTCGGGGTGCGCCTGGTGGAGACCCTGGTCGCCCTGCACGCGCTGGACCCGGACGGGATCGGCCTGGCCGGCTTCGGCCGCCCCGAGGGCTTCCTGGAGCGCCAACTGCGGCGCTGGGGGAAGCAGTTGGACGCCTCGCGGAGCCGCGAGGTGCCGGGCGCGGACGAGCTGCACCGCCGCCTCGCCGACGCCCTGCCCGCCTCCCCTTCCCCCGCGCTGGTGCACGGCGACTACCGGCTGGACAACGTCCTGGTGGACGCCGAGGACCGGATCGCGGCCGTGCTGGACTGGGAGATGTCCACCGTCGGCGACCCGCTCACCGACCTGGGCCTGCTGGTGATGTACACCGAACTCGCCCGCCGCTTCGACGGATCGCTCCCCGGCGCGGCCCTCGCGCCCGGCTTCCCGTCCACCGCCGAACTGGTCCGGCGCTACGCGGACGCCTCCGGCCGGGACGTCTCCGGGCTCGGCTGGTACGTCGCCTTCGCCTCGTTCAAGCTGGCGGTCGTCCTGGAGGGCATCCACTTCCGCTACACCCGGGGCGGCACGGTCGGCGCGGGCTTCGACCGGGTCGGCGAACTGGTCCCGCTGTTCGTGGAGTTCGGGCTCGAATCGCTGGAGGGCTGA
- a CDS encoding catalase, with protein MSQHVPFTTNNTGVPVESDEHSLTAGPVGPVLLHDHYLIEKMAQFNRERVPERVVHAKGSGAYGSFEVTQDVSRFTRADLFQPGKRCDMLARFSTVAGEMGSPDTWRDPRGFALKFYTEQGNYDLVGNNTPVFFVRDPLKFQDFIRSQKRRPDNGLRDHDMQWDFWTLSPESAHQVTWLMGDRGIPKSWRHMDGFSSHTYQWVNAAGERFWVKYHFRTDQGNEFLPQAEADRLAGADGDYHRRDLFEAIERGEHPSWTLHVQVMPFDEAWDYRFNPFDLTKVWPHGDYPLIEVGRFTLNRNPEDHFVHIEQAAFEPSNLVPGIGVSPDKMLLGRIFSYPDTHRYRIGPNYAQLPPNRAHVPVHSYSKDGPMRFDAARTARPYAPNSYGGPAADPSLWGGEIGWDVAGRMVREAYPLHREDDDWGQAGTLVREVLDDAARDRLVANIAGHLQDGVSAPVLERALQYWRNVDRTLGDRVAAAVAR; from the coding sequence ATGTCCCAGCACGTGCCCTTCACCACGAACAACACCGGCGTCCCGGTCGAGAGCGACGAGCACTCGCTGACCGCGGGCCCGGTCGGCCCGGTCCTGCTGCACGACCACTACCTGATCGAGAAGATGGCCCAGTTCAACCGGGAGCGGGTGCCGGAGCGGGTGGTGCACGCCAAGGGCAGCGGCGCGTACGGCTCGTTCGAGGTGACGCAGGACGTCAGCCGGTTCACCAGGGCGGACCTGTTCCAGCCCGGCAAGCGGTGCGACATGCTGGCCCGGTTCTCCACCGTGGCGGGCGAGATGGGCTCGCCGGACACCTGGCGCGACCCGCGCGGCTTCGCGCTGAAGTTCTACACCGAGCAGGGGAACTACGACCTGGTCGGCAACAACACGCCGGTGTTCTTCGTCCGCGACCCGCTCAAGTTCCAGGACTTCATCCGCTCGCAGAAGCGCCGCCCGGACAACGGGCTGCGCGACCACGACATGCAGTGGGACTTCTGGACGCTCTCCCCGGAGTCGGCGCACCAGGTGACCTGGCTGATGGGCGACCGCGGCATCCCGAAGTCCTGGCGGCACATGGACGGCTTCTCCTCGCACACCTACCAGTGGGTGAACGCGGCCGGGGAGCGGTTCTGGGTGAAGTACCACTTCCGGACCGACCAGGGCAACGAGTTCCTCCCCCAGGCGGAGGCGGACCGGCTGGCGGGCGCGGACGGCGACTACCACCGGCGCGACCTGTTCGAGGCGATCGAGCGCGGCGAGCACCCGTCCTGGACGCTGCACGTGCAGGTGATGCCGTTCGACGAGGCGTGGGACTACCGGTTCAACCCGTTCGACCTGACCAAGGTGTGGCCGCACGGCGACTACCCGCTGATCGAGGTGGGCCGGTTCACCCTGAACCGCAACCCGGAGGACCACTTCGTCCACATCGAGCAGGCCGCGTTCGAGCCGTCCAACCTGGTGCCGGGCATCGGGGTGTCGCCGGACAAGATGCTGCTGGGCCGGATCTTCTCCTACCCGGACACCCACCGGTACCGGATCGGCCCGAACTACGCGCAGCTGCCGCCGAACCGGGCGCACGTGCCGGTGCACTCGTACAGCAAGGACGGGCCGATGCGGTTCGACGCGGCCCGCACCGCGCGGCCGTACGCGCCGAACTCGTACGGCGGGCCGGCCGCCGACCCGTCGCTGTGGGGCGGGGAGATCGGCTGGGACGTGGCGGGGAGGATGGTGCGCGAGGCGTACCCGCTGCACCGGGAGGACGACGACTGGGGGCAGGCCGGGACGCTGGTGCGGGAGGTGCTGGACGACGCGGCGCGCGACCGGCTGGTGGCCAACATCGCCGGGCACCTGCAGGACGGGGTGTCGGCGCCGGTGCTGGAGCGGGCCCTGCAGTACTGGCGCAACGTGGACCGGACCCTCGGTGACCGGGTGGCCGCCGCCGTGGCCCGCTGA